A window of the Streptomyces finlayi genome harbors these coding sequences:
- a CDS encoding lipase maturation factor family protein: MEWFTAEGYWLSRLIFQRALAVLYLVAFLAAALQFRALIGERGMLPVPALLRRTPWRAAPGLFRLHYSDRFFALVAWTGCAVALALVVGVDAHLPLWAAMLLWALPWVLYLSIVQVGQVWYGFGWESLLLETGFLAIFLGSGDTAAPVLVLWLLRWLLFRVEFGAGLIKVRGDSCWRRLTCLEFHHETQPMPGPLSWFFHHLPRPVHRVEVAANHVTQLLVPFLLFTPQPVASAAAVLMIVTQLWLVLSGNFAWLNWLTITLALSAVDWSFVAGAPPAQSAPPLWYEVVVIAVTALILALSYRPARNLISRNQVMNRSFDPLHLVNTYGAFGSISRVRLEVVVEGTAERVIHEGTRWQEYGFHGKPGDPSRLPRQFAPYHLRLDWMMWFAALSPAYARSWFGPFTERLLENDRDTLGLLRHNPFPDSPPAHVRARVYRYRFTSWRELRETGCWWHRDYVREFMRPVSPAGGPGGRH, translated from the coding sequence ATGGAGTGGTTCACCGCAGAGGGGTACTGGCTGAGCCGGCTGATCTTCCAGCGGGCTCTCGCCGTCCTCTACCTGGTCGCGTTCCTCGCCGCGGCGCTCCAGTTCCGGGCGCTGATCGGCGAGCGCGGAATGCTGCCCGTGCCCGCCCTCCTGCGGCGGACCCCGTGGCGGGCCGCCCCCGGCCTCTTCCGGCTCCACTATTCGGACCGCTTCTTCGCCCTCGTGGCCTGGACCGGCTGCGCGGTCGCCCTGGCACTGGTCGTGGGCGTCGACGCCCATCTGCCGCTCTGGGCGGCGATGCTCCTGTGGGCGCTGCCCTGGGTGCTGTATCTGTCGATCGTCCAGGTAGGTCAGGTCTGGTACGGATTCGGCTGGGAGTCGCTGCTCCTGGAGACCGGATTCCTCGCGATCTTCCTGGGCAGTGGTGACACGGCGGCGCCGGTGCTCGTGCTCTGGCTGCTGCGCTGGCTCCTGTTCCGTGTGGAGTTCGGCGCCGGGCTCATCAAGGTCCGCGGTGACTCCTGCTGGCGGCGGCTGACCTGTCTGGAGTTCCATCACGAGACCCAGCCGATGCCGGGCCCGCTGAGCTGGTTCTTCCACCACCTGCCGAGGCCCGTGCACCGGGTGGAGGTGGCCGCGAACCACGTCACCCAGCTCCTGGTCCCGTTCCTGCTCTTCACCCCGCAGCCGGTGGCGAGCGCGGCCGCGGTCCTGATGATCGTCACCCAGCTGTGGCTGGTGCTGTCCGGGAACTTCGCCTGGCTGAACTGGCTCACGATCACGCTCGCCCTGTCGGCCGTCGACTGGTCGTTCGTCGCCGGAGCTCCGCCCGCGCAGTCCGCGCCGCCCCTCTGGTACGAGGTGGTGGTCATCGCCGTCACGGCACTGATCCTGGCCCTCAGTTACCGGCCGGCCCGCAATCTGATCTCCCGCAACCAGGTGATGAACCGGTCCTTCGACCCGCTCCACCTCGTCAACACCTACGGGGCCTTCGGGAGCATCAGCCGGGTGCGCCTGGAAGTCGTCGTCGAGGGAACCGCCGAACGGGTGATCCACGAGGGCACGCGCTGGCAGGAGTACGGCTTCCACGGCAAGCCCGGCGATCCCAGTCGCCTGCCGCGCCAGTTCGCCCCGTACCATCTGCGGCTCGACTGGATGATGTGGTTCGCCGCGCTCTCCCCCGCCTACGCCCGGTCATGGTTCGGGCCGTTCACCGAACGGCTCCTGGAGAACGACCGCGACACCCTGGGCCTGCTGCGGCACAACCCGTTCCCGGACAGCCCGCCCGCACACGTGCGGGCCCGTGTGTACCGCTACCGCTTCACCTCGTGGCGCGAGCTGCGGGAGACCGGATGCTGGTGGCACCGCGACTACGTGCGCGAGTTCATGCGGCCGGTCTCACCTGCGGGCGGGCCGGGCGGACGGCACTGA
- a CDS encoding YndJ family protein, which produces MSVLVNLIVMLGMLVVVPAGLRLMDAPELDRIRRLWPFLAAPGALALWLPRGLPAAALATVYALGAVALALHAPLRAARTRSAHPTEIALYTALVTPSVAALALVAERSGHELFGFGLGILALTVPHFHFAGFAAALVAGLLCRTTGTPAGRFAALSVPLGTLLVLIGYFIGDWAELAGAVVLTAGMWTVALLTLRTVRTGGPDRTTRALLLTSAAVLVATMVLALSWALGEATGIPHPSLTWMAATHGLGNALGFALCSVLAWRRLQDRTLPEGGTA; this is translated from the coding sequence ATGTCCGTTCTGGTGAACCTGATAGTGATGCTGGGCATGCTCGTCGTCGTGCCGGCCGGGCTGCGACTGATGGACGCCCCGGAGCTCGACCGGATCCGGCGGCTGTGGCCGTTCCTCGCCGCCCCGGGCGCCCTCGCCCTCTGGCTGCCGCGCGGTCTCCCCGCCGCCGCGCTCGCCACCGTCTACGCCCTGGGGGCCGTGGCCCTCGCACTGCACGCGCCGCTGCGCGCGGCCCGCACCCGCAGCGCACACCCCACGGAGATCGCCCTCTACACCGCACTGGTGACCCCCTCGGTCGCCGCGCTGGCCCTCGTCGCCGAGCGCTCGGGGCACGAACTCTTCGGCTTCGGCCTCGGCATCCTGGCCCTGACCGTGCCGCACTTCCACTTCGCCGGGTTCGCCGCCGCACTGGTCGCCGGACTGCTCTGCCGGACCACCGGCACACCGGCGGGCCGGTTCGCCGCACTGAGCGTGCCGCTGGGCACCCTGCTCGTTCTCATCGGCTACTTCATCGGGGACTGGGCCGAACTGGCCGGGGCAGTCGTCCTGACGGCCGGGATGTGGACGGTCGCCCTGCTGACCCTGCGCACCGTCCGCACCGGCGGCCCGGACCGCACCACCCGGGCACTGCTCCTGACCTCGGCCGCCGTCCTCGTCGCCACCATGGTGCTCGCGCTGAGCTGGGCGCTCGGCGAGGCCACCGGAATCCCCCACCCCTCGCTCACCTGGATGGCCGCTACACACGGCCTCGGCAACGCACTGGGCTTCGCCCTCTGCTCGGTACTCGCCTGGCGCCGGCTCCAGGACCGCACCCTTCCGGAAGGCGGAACCGCATGA
- a CDS encoding DUF6777 domain-containing protein, which translates to MRSPQRPRRTASVALSVGVLLVAGCGQGAGGGESGTPGTAGAKELFLQSAVSPGPAPFTGSTAGSPPPAATASPAALTEVTERAVSGATPGLYGGTRSVASCDVEQQVRFLAGDAVKARAFAEAAGIRQKEIPAFLRGLTPVLLRTDIRVTGHGYDKEAGSPTAFQSVLQAGTAVLTDTHGTPRVRCVCGNPLGAPVVMKGSLAYRGKEWADYDPNRVLVIEPSIRAIRDLVIVDVADGTWIERPAGDDGAQDRTPEDPPPFEPGDGIVPSPDTSTASPEPSAPASPEPPSAVPPGEPTEEVGEAPEDVPREEVMEAPADELYEAPPDRSGDSGAAGEPGGSGLWQEAPSDGDQGPDGEAPPVSGGPDAAASLVG; encoded by the coding sequence GTGCGCTCACCCCAGCGTCCGCGACGTACCGCGTCCGTAGCCCTGTCCGTCGGTGTCCTCCTCGTCGCGGGCTGCGGCCAGGGTGCGGGGGGCGGTGAGAGCGGCACCCCCGGCACGGCGGGGGCCAAGGAGCTCTTCCTCCAGTCGGCGGTGTCGCCCGGTCCCGCCCCGTTCACCGGATCGACCGCCGGGTCCCCGCCCCCGGCGGCCACCGCGTCGCCCGCCGCCCTCACCGAAGTGACCGAGCGCGCCGTGTCCGGGGCCACCCCCGGGCTGTACGGCGGCACCAGGTCCGTGGCGAGCTGCGACGTCGAGCAGCAGGTGCGCTTCCTGGCCGGGGACGCGGTCAAGGCCCGCGCCTTCGCCGAGGCCGCGGGAATCCGGCAGAAGGAGATCCCGGCGTTCCTGCGCGGGCTCACTCCCGTCCTCCTGCGCACCGACATCCGCGTGACCGGTCACGGCTACGACAAGGAGGCCGGTTCGCCCACCGCGTTCCAGTCCGTGCTCCAGGCGGGCACCGCCGTGCTGACCGACACCCATGGCACGCCCCGTGTCCGCTGCGTGTGCGGCAACCCGCTCGGCGCACCGGTCGTGATGAAGGGTTCCCTGGCGTACCGCGGCAAGGAATGGGCGGACTACGACCCGAACCGTGTCCTGGTCATCGAGCCCAGCATCCGGGCGATCAGGGACCTCGTCATCGTCGACGTCGCCGACGGCACCTGGATCGAGCGGCCGGCCGGAGACGACGGGGCGCAGGACAGGACCCCCGAGGATCCGCCCCCCTTCGAGCCGGGCGACGGCATCGTGCCCTCTCCGGACACCTCCACGGCCAGCCCGGAGCCTTCGGCGCCCGCGTCTCCTGAACCTCCCTCCGCCGTGCCTCCCGGTGAGCCGACGGAGGAAGTCGGTGAAGCACCCGAGGACGTGCCGCGGGAAGAAGTCATGGAGGCGCCTGCCGACGAGCTGTACGAAGCCCCGCCGGACCGGTCCGGCGACTCGGGAGCCGCGGGGGAACCGGGCGGATCCGGCCTGTGGCAAGAGGCTCCCTCCGACGGTGACCAGGGCCCGGACGGAGAGGCGCCGCCGGTGTCCGGTGGGCCTGACGCCGCCGCGTCCCTCGTGGGATGA
- a CDS encoding ATP-binding protein → MNEQATSRPDDPGQGFRCTEVLHTAEVFAGEPGCIAQARALADLFLTRLVAEWLAVLREHTRSDLMLAVSELITNAERYSHGPYLLELEGTAQSISVTVYDSSTALPVLYAPDPARLGGHGMEIVVALCDRVTAERVPVGKRIRAEFQLST, encoded by the coding sequence ATGAATGAACAGGCCACCTCACGGCCGGACGACCCCGGTCAGGGGTTCCGGTGCACTGAGGTACTGCACACCGCCGAGGTGTTCGCGGGCGAGCCGGGCTGCATAGCGCAGGCCCGCGCACTGGCCGACCTGTTCCTGACCCGGCTCGTGGCGGAGTGGCTCGCGGTCCTGCGTGAGCACACCCGCAGCGATCTGATGCTGGCGGTCAGCGAGCTGATCACCAACGCGGAGCGCTACAGCCACGGTCCGTACCTGCTGGAGCTGGAAGGCACCGCGCAGAGCATCAGCGTCACGGTGTACGACAGCAGCACGGCGCTTCCCGTCCTCTACGCCCCCGATCCCGCCCGCCTCGGCGGCCACGGGATGGAGATCGTCGTCGCCCTGTGCGACCGGGTCACCGCCGAGCGCGTTCCCGTCGGCAAGCGCATCCGCGCCGAGTTCCAGCTCAGCACCTGA
- a CDS encoding peptidoglycan DD-metalloendopeptidase family protein, with protein sequence MAANGRHRRYQPSRINRASLTVTAGGAGIALPLITAASAGAAPTDVWEKVAVCESTSNWHINTGNGYYGGLQFSGSTWAAYGGTAYAARADLATKDQQIAVAEKVLDGQGPGAWPACSVRAGLTRGGDAPGISPQSQGTKRVEAPGKTTPHARPQAAPASPTTVPGQRESYTVAGGDSLSGIAAAEQVRGGWQRLYAANRQVVGDDPDLILPGQRLSLDVARARGSAPKQQAAPAAKPKPEAKQKREARPQPKQTATPEPKRQAEPAQKSTPKPAAKPAPKKSERSERSTERSEKQSGLSAPVAARAGTPYRQSGSWASGYHTGVDFPVPTGTSVKAVSAGKVVSAGWAGAYGYEVVIRHGDGRYSQYAHLSALHVRAGQQVSSGQRVARSGSTGNSTGPHLHFEIRTGAGYGSDIDPLAYLRAGGVKI encoded by the coding sequence ATGGCCGCGAACGGACGACACCGTAGATATCAGCCCAGCCGCATCAACCGTGCCTCGCTCACGGTGACGGCGGGCGGCGCGGGCATCGCGCTCCCGCTCATCACCGCCGCGTCGGCGGGTGCCGCGCCGACCGACGTGTGGGAGAAGGTCGCCGTCTGCGAGTCGACGAGCAACTGGCACATCAACACGGGCAACGGCTATTACGGCGGCCTGCAGTTCAGCGGGTCCACCTGGGCCGCGTACGGCGGTACGGCCTACGCGGCCCGCGCCGACCTCGCGACCAAGGACCAGCAGATCGCGGTCGCCGAGAAGGTGCTGGACGGGCAGGGGCCGGGAGCCTGGCCGGCCTGTTCCGTACGCGCGGGTCTGACCCGCGGGGGCGACGCCCCCGGCATCTCCCCGCAGTCGCAGGGAACCAAGCGGGTCGAGGCGCCGGGGAAGACCACCCCGCACGCCCGGCCCCAGGCCGCACCCGCGTCACCGACGACCGTGCCCGGTCAGCGGGAGTCCTACACGGTGGCCGGTGGTGACTCGCTGTCCGGCATCGCCGCCGCCGAGCAGGTCCGCGGTGGCTGGCAGCGTCTCTACGCGGCGAACCGGCAGGTCGTCGGAGACGACCCCGACCTCATCCTTCCCGGGCAGCGGCTCAGCCTGGACGTGGCCAGGGCGCGGGGCAGCGCCCCGAAGCAGCAGGCGGCCCCCGCGGCGAAGCCGAAGCCGGAAGCGAAGCAGAAGCGGGAAGCCAGGCCGCAACCGAAGCAGACCGCCACGCCGGAACCGAAGCGGCAGGCCGAGCCCGCGCAGAAGTCCACGCCGAAGCCCGCGGCCAAGCCCGCGCCGAAGAAGAGCGAGCGTTCGGAGCGGTCCACGGAGCGCTCCGAGAAGCAGTCCGGTCTCAGCGCGCCGGTGGCGGCCCGCGCGGGCACTCCGTACCGCCAGTCCGGCTCCTGGGCCAGCGGCTACCACACGGGCGTCGACTTCCCCGTGCCCACCGGTACGTCGGTGAAGGCCGTGTCCGCCGGGAAGGTGGTCTCGGCGGGCTGGGCGGGGGCGTACGGCTACGAGGTCGTCATCCGGCACGGCGACGGCAGGTACAGCCAGTACGCGCATCTGTCGGCGCTGCACGTACGTGCCGGCCAGCAGGTGAGCAGCGGCCAGCGGGTCGCACGCTCGGGCTCCACGGGCAACAGCACCGGCCCGCACCTGCACTTCGAGATCCGTACGGGAGCCGGCTACGGGTCCGACATCGACCCGCTGGCCTACCTCAGGGCGGGCGGCGTCAAGATCTGA
- a CDS encoding RNA polymerase sigma factor SigF has protein sequence MTAMSVRTTGATGAATPTHHQVGTRTYASTAAGTGTLPWIEDTGKVAPQDARALSRMFFDELRTLDEGTPEYQYARNTLIEMNISLVRYAASRFRNRGGDDGEDIIQVGTIGLIKAIDRFDLSREVEFATFAVPYIVGEIKRFFRDTTWAVHVPRRLQELRVDLAKAKEQLAAELDRDPTVAELAAHLDLPEEEIIEGLVAANGYSAGSLDTPSADGESGQDQRAYADLLGETDPGMETVENLHALAPLLEKLDDRERKIVQMRFGQEMTQSQIGERLGVSQMHVSRLLNRIVQRLRTGMCVEA, from the coding sequence ATGACGGCGATGTCAGTGCGAACCACCGGAGCGACCGGCGCAGCCACGCCGACGCATCACCAGGTAGGTACGCGGACATATGCCTCGACTGCCGCCGGTACGGGCACACTTCCGTGGATCGAGGACACCGGCAAGGTGGCACCGCAGGACGCCCGCGCACTGTCCCGGATGTTCTTCGACGAGTTGCGGACCCTTGATGAGGGGACGCCCGAGTACCAGTACGCGCGCAACACCCTCATCGAGATGAATATCTCCCTGGTGCGCTATGCCGCGTCCCGCTTCCGCAATCGCGGCGGTGACGACGGCGAGGACATCATCCAGGTGGGCACGATCGGTCTGATCAAGGCCATCGACCGGTTCGACCTCTCCCGGGAGGTCGAGTTCGCGACGTTCGCCGTGCCGTACATCGTGGGCGAGATCAAGCGCTTCTTCCGCGACACCACGTGGGCCGTCCATGTGCCGCGCCGCCTGCAGGAGCTGCGGGTCGATCTGGCCAAGGCCAAGGAGCAGCTCGCGGCGGAGCTGGACCGCGATCCCACGGTCGCGGAGCTCGCCGCGCATCTGGACCTTCCGGAGGAGGAGATCATCGAGGGTCTCGTCGCGGCCAACGGCTACTCGGCCGGCTCCCTGGACACCCCGTCGGCGGATGGCGAGTCCGGTCAGGACCAGCGGGCGTACGCCGATCTGCTGGGCGAGACGGACCCCGGCATGGAGACCGTGGAGAACCTCCACGCGCTGGCTCCGCTGCTGGAGAAGCTCGACGACCGTGAGCGCAAGATCGTGCAGATGCGCTTCGGTCAGGAGATGACGCAGTCCCAGATCGGGGAACGTCTGGGGGTTTCCCAGATGCATGTGTCGCGCCTGTTGAACCGGATCGTGCAGCGGCTGCGTACGGGAATGTGCGTGGAAGCCTGA
- a CDS encoding DMT family transporter, which produces MSFLALSVLLSLVSAVAYAAGAIIQERVAAGGDGRSYAALVRNAAWWAAVALNGLGAVLHVVALAYGPLSLVQPLGALTIVFALPMAALFVGRRAGSTAWRGAVMATVGLAGLLALTGSAESRALGAPEQLLLASVTFGGVAALFLVAKGMRRPMARSVLLATGAGVAFGMGSVFTKTVAVEWTSGSVGSGLPTLLVIAGLAAAGLLLSQSAYRGAGLTAPLAIVTVVNPVVAAAVGITLFGEVFRYGMTGTLLALVCGAVTAGGLILLTTGRLGTERTDAPRETGRTAAGNAVPDEGGDAGRALPTPRSRAGLLPALVSPPGPSSPVGVLATASDRTSAVPAATASFPAPGSLPPTITLPHGGKVGGVGFTGAPAADGSRRTGSVQILTPPALR; this is translated from the coding sequence ATGAGTTTCCTCGCGCTGTCTGTGCTGCTGTCACTGGTCTCCGCGGTCGCCTACGCGGCCGGGGCGATCATCCAGGAGCGCGTCGCCGCGGGCGGTGACGGCCGCTCGTACGCGGCACTCGTGCGCAACGCCGCCTGGTGGGCGGCTGTCGCCCTGAACGGCCTGGGCGCGGTGCTCCACGTGGTGGCCCTCGCCTACGGCCCTCTCAGCCTCGTCCAGCCCCTCGGTGCCCTCACGATCGTCTTCGCCCTGCCCATGGCCGCGCTGTTCGTGGGCCGCAGGGCCGGGTCGACGGCCTGGCGCGGGGCCGTGATGGCCACGGTCGGTCTCGCCGGGCTGCTGGCCCTGACCGGGAGCGCCGAGTCGCGTGCGCTGGGCGCTCCGGAGCAGTTGCTGCTGGCCTCGGTGACGTTCGGCGGGGTGGCGGCGCTCTTCCTCGTCGCGAAGGGGATGCGCCGCCCGATGGCGCGCAGTGTCCTGCTGGCCACCGGCGCCGGGGTCGCGTTCGGCATGGGCTCGGTGTTCACCAAGACCGTGGCAGTGGAATGGACGTCCGGTTCGGTGGGTTCGGGGCTGCCGACCCTTCTGGTGATCGCGGGTCTCGCGGCCGCGGGACTCCTGCTGTCCCAGTCCGCGTACCGGGGCGCCGGTCTGACCGCGCCGCTGGCGATAGTGACGGTGGTGAATCCTGTGGTCGCCGCGGCGGTGGGAATCACGCTGTTCGGCGAGGTCTTCCGCTACGGCATGACGGGGACCCTGCTCGCGCTGGTCTGCGGTGCGGTGACGGCGGGAGGTCTGATCCTGCTCACCACGGGGCGGCTCGGGACGGAACGGACGGACGCGCCGAGGGAAACCGGACGGACAGCGGCGGGGAACGCGGTGCCGGACGAAGGGGGCGATGCGGGCCGGGCACTCCCCACGCCGCGGAGCCGTGCCGGCCTTCTGCCCGCACTCGTGAGCCCGCCCGGACCGTCGTCGCCCGTCGGCGTGCTCGCCACGGCTTCCGACCGTACGTCCGCCGTGCCTGCCGCCACGGCTTCCTTTCCGGCGCCCGGCTCCCTGCCGCCGACCATCACACTGCCGCACGGGGGCAAGGTGGGCGGCGTGGGGTTCACCGGCGCTCCGGCGGCCGACGGCTCGCGGCGGACCGGCTCGGTTCAGATCTTGACGCCGCCCGCCCTGAGGTAG
- a CDS encoding IucA/IucC family C-terminal-domain containing protein has translation MDRTEASGPGGFFALRTTPVPGGSHLPLARLYAGHLAPLTARVDTVAGRLRTPERRVAASLAHLALAARLWSVALGPAALTGRLPDLSPDRLLWDPAHSVPDDLWLSDAEPAENSGTPEGTARRIREIVQAGHLAPLAEALRAEGTISARLLWGNAGSALAGAVRELVAWARTQGRPDVAARARALAAELFDHPDLSSTGTPHGPAFRRRSCCLYYRCPDGGLCGDCVFDRRPARAGSG, from the coding sequence ATGGACCGGACCGAGGCGTCCGGCCCCGGTGGCTTCTTCGCCCTGCGCACCACGCCCGTACCGGGCGGCTCCCACCTGCCGCTCGCCCGCCTCTACGCGGGCCATCTCGCACCGCTCACGGCTCGTGTCGACACGGTCGCCGGCCGGCTGCGTACCCCCGAACGCAGAGTCGCCGCTTCCCTTGCCCACCTGGCACTGGCCGCACGGCTCTGGTCCGTCGCACTGGGCCCCGCCGCCCTGACCGGCCGGCTGCCCGACCTCTCGCCCGACCGGCTCCTCTGGGACCCGGCGCACTCCGTGCCCGACGATCTGTGGCTGTCGGACGCCGAGCCGGCGGAGAACAGCGGGACTCCCGAGGGCACCGCCCGCCGGATCCGGGAAATCGTCCAGGCCGGCCACCTCGCGCCGCTCGCCGAAGCGCTGCGCGCCGAGGGGACGATCTCGGCGCGGCTGCTGTGGGGCAACGCGGGCTCGGCGCTCGCCGGCGCCGTACGGGAACTGGTCGCCTGGGCGCGGACCCAGGGCCGCCCCGATGTGGCGGCACGGGCACGCGCCCTGGCGGCGGAGCTCTTCGACCACCCCGACCTGTCCTCCACCGGCACCCCGCACGGCCCGGCGTTCCGGCGGCGCAGCTGCTGTCTGTACTACCGGTGCCCGGACGGCGGTCTCTGCGGCGACTGCGTCTTCGACCGCCGGCCGGCCCGCGCGGGGAGCGGGTGA
- a CDS encoding SDR family NAD(P)-dependent oxidoreductase produces the protein MTVTVDSPELDPGAGEFGPGIDPDRLAVCLSVLDELDTIDVDHPDAIAVRRATAGVYRTVKQRRRQERRAAKTANDKAVTEATATGSAVRIDDETEGILPSSVTEAGRIAGILERPRSCYTCKTRYVEVDYFYHQLCQSCAAENRAKRDARADLTGKRALLTGGRAKIGMYIALRLLRDGAHTTITTRFPRDAVRRFKAMDDSADWLHRLEVVGMDLRDPAQAVAVADQVAEQGPLDILINNATQTVRRLPAAYAALVEGESAPLPAGELPAHHVIGAFGSGAVDGLAALPAGISGLDAQQVADLALVAGNASVARHLDGSAIDAGGLLPDVVDSNTWVQTIEQISPVELLETQLCNYTAPFILISKLRPAMADAAKKSASGRAYVVNVSAMEGVFGRGYKGAGHPNTNAAKAAMNMVTRTSAQEMFRTDGILMTSVDTGWITDERPHFDKLRLAEEGFHAPLDLVDGAARVYDPIVRGEHGEDLFGCFLKDYAPGNW, from the coding sequence ATGACCGTGACAGTTGACAGCCCGGAGCTCGATCCCGGAGCCGGTGAGTTCGGTCCCGGCATCGACCCCGACCGGCTCGCCGTCTGTCTGAGTGTGCTCGACGAGCTCGACACCATCGACGTCGACCATCCGGACGCGATCGCCGTGCGCCGCGCCACCGCGGGTGTCTACCGCACCGTGAAACAGCGCCGCAGGCAGGAGCGCCGCGCGGCCAAGACCGCCAACGACAAGGCGGTCACCGAGGCCACCGCCACCGGCTCCGCCGTGCGCATCGACGACGAGACCGAGGGCATCCTGCCCTCGTCGGTCACCGAGGCGGGCAGGATCGCCGGGATACTCGAGCGGCCCCGCTCCTGCTACACCTGCAAGACGCGGTACGTCGAGGTCGACTACTTCTACCACCAGCTCTGCCAGAGCTGCGCCGCCGAGAACCGCGCCAAGCGCGACGCCCGCGCGGACCTCACCGGCAAGCGCGCCCTGCTCACCGGCGGCCGTGCCAAGATCGGCATGTACATCGCGCTGCGGCTGCTGCGCGACGGCGCGCACACGACCATCACCACCCGCTTCCCCAGGGACGCCGTCCGCCGCTTCAAGGCGATGGACGACTCGGCGGACTGGCTGCACCGGCTGGAGGTCGTCGGCATGGACCTGCGCGACCCCGCACAGGCGGTCGCCGTCGCGGACCAGGTCGCGGAGCAGGGGCCGCTGGACATCCTCATCAACAACGCGACGCAGACCGTGCGCCGCCTGCCCGCCGCCTACGCCGCGCTGGTCGAGGGCGAGAGCGCCCCGCTTCCCGCGGGGGAACTCCCCGCCCACCACGTGATCGGCGCTTTCGGCTCCGGCGCGGTGGACGGTCTGGCCGCGTTGCCCGCGGGGATCTCCGGCCTCGACGCGCAGCAGGTCGCCGATCTCGCACTGGTCGCGGGCAACGCCAGCGTCGCCCGGCACCTGGACGGCAGCGCCATCGACGCGGGTGGTCTGCTCCCCGACGTCGTCGACAGCAACACCTGGGTGCAGACCATCGAGCAGATCTCCCCGGTGGAACTGCTCGAAACCCAGCTGTGCAACTACACGGCGCCGTTCATCCTGATCAGCAAGCTCCGCCCGGCGATGGCCGACGCGGCCAAGAAGTCGGCGAGCGGCCGCGCGTACGTCGTCAACGTCTCCGCGATGGAAGGCGTCTTCGGCCGCGGCTACAAGGGCGCGGGGCACCCGAACACGAACGCCGCCAAGGCCGCGATGAACATGGTCACGCGGACCAGCGCCCAGGAGATGTTCCGGACCGACGGCATCCTGATGACCTCGGTCGACACCGGCTGGATCACCGACGAGCGCCCGCACTTCGACAAACTGCGTCTCGCCGAGGAGGGCTTCCACGCCCCGCTCGACCTGGTCGACGGCGCGGCCCGAGTCTACGACCCGATCGTGCGTGGTGAGCACGGCGAGGACCTGTTCGGCTGCTTCCTCAAGGACTACGCGCCCGGGAACTGGTGA
- a CDS encoding DUF1990 family protein, which translates to MNTFTYPEVGATLLGPLPDGYHHLHHRTRVGRGRADFEAAGAAVTGWRMHRAAGAGINATTARAEAGTGVTVSLGIGPLRVTAPCEVVWATYGSERIGFAYGTRGSHPERGEECFVVDLADDGTVWFTVMAFSRPASWYTRLAGPLVPPVQHWYARHLGRSLGRIVAAR; encoded by the coding sequence ATGAACACCTTCACCTACCCCGAAGTCGGCGCCACCCTCCTCGGCCCGCTCCCCGACGGCTACCACCACCTCCACCACCGCACCCGGGTCGGCAGGGGCCGCGCGGACTTCGAAGCGGCGGGAGCCGCCGTCACCGGCTGGCGCATGCACCGTGCGGCGGGAGCGGGGATCAACGCGACAACGGCGCGGGCCGAGGCAGGAACGGGCGTCACGGTCTCACTGGGCATCGGCCCGCTCCGGGTCACCGCCCCCTGCGAGGTGGTCTGGGCGACGTACGGGAGCGAGCGCATCGGTTTCGCCTACGGCACCCGGGGCAGCCATCCGGAGCGCGGCGAGGAGTGCTTCGTGGTGGACCTCGCCGACGACGGAACGGTGTGGTTCACGGTCATGGCCTTCTCCCGCCCGGCCAGTTGGTACACCCGCCTCGCGGGACCCCTCGTCCCGCCCGTCCAGCACTGGTACGCACGCCACCTCGGCCGCAGCCTGGGCCGGATCGTCGCCGCCCGCTGA